Within Saccharomycodes ludwigii strain NBRC 1722 chromosome IV, whole genome shotgun sequence, the genomic segment caaatCGCCTCTTATATAAAATCAACAACacatactaataataatgaaattcCAAAGTGCCTCTACTCAAGAATATGctattaaacaaaattcaGATGCTAATACAATAATACAACAGGAACAACCACCACCTGATGTTAACAACCCACCTTTTTTTATGCCTTTGAAACACTTTGTTGATAACTATAAGTGTATTTCTGAATTAGGAACTGGTAGCTTTGGTTCAGTAACTTTAGCTAAGTCGGTCCATAACGTTGATGAATTTCCTTATTTTGAGGACACAATGTTAGATCATtctgaaaaatatttgccAAATTATCAACATGAAAATTATTACAATAGGAAAATTGGTTTGGTTGCTATCAAAACCATGATGACCAAATTAAATACTTTACAAGATTATACTAGGGTAAGAGAgatcaaatttatttttaaattaccaAGTCATAGGAATTTAATGAGTATTTTCGAAGTTTTCATAGATGATCAATCTTATAAATTGCACATTGTTATGGAATATATGGATCAGAATTTATATCAGTTAATGAAGGCTAGAAAACACAGGCTATTTTCCTTGCCTACTTTAAAATCTATTTTATCTCAAATATTGGCTGGTATCCATCATATACACAAATACGAGTTTTTCCACAGAGATATTAAACCAGAGAATATCTTGGTTAGTTGCTCACCAAAATATTACTCTAAAGAATGGCTATTTAAAAATCCTGTGCAGGAAAATTATATTGTTAAAATTGCAGATTATGGCTTAGCTAGGGAAATTCACAACAGGAATCAGTATACTACATATGTTTCTACCAGATGGTATAGATCTCctgaaatattattaagaaaaaacgTGTATGGCAAACCTGTTGATATTTGGGCTTTTGGATGTGTTATTGTGGAGGTTGTTACGTTAAAACCCTTATTCCCAGGTTCTGATGAATTGGACCAAACATGGAGGATTTTGGAAGTGCTAGGTACTCCATTTTTGACAATGAAAAACAAGgaaaatcattattttccaCACGGTGGTATATGGGAAGAGGCCTCCTTATTGCTGGCAAAATTGGGGCTAAAATTTCCATATGTTGAAGGTATTGAtatcgaaaaaaaaattggtaataatattttacaagATTTATGTGatgttgttaaaaaatgtCTAACATGGAATCCGGATATTCGAGCCACTGTTGAAGAATTGTGTTGTTCCCCATATTTTAGAAATACAGTTGCTCAAAAAGAACATTTAGAACACTTACATTCAACAACATATGCACAGGATATCATTGTGATTAACAACTCTGAAAAATCAAGTAAATTCGCAGGCTTGGAAATTACCAATACAGTTAACAGTAAAGGCACCagagcaaaaaaaaatggattaCAACCCACAGGACCTATACAATTTTTACCAACTTGTACAAATTTGATGAAAGGTATTGTCAATACTCGTAATGCTACTGCACAGATGAATATggataatgatgaaaatatcattcaaaaaataaatggtAATCCAAATAATTACCCAATGCAAAATTCTGCATATGAAACACCTTCGAAGGTAGTTTTGAATACCAATGATGTTTTAATTCAGAATATTTGTTGTGGCaataacagcaacagcaacataTCGATGGGTGATGATTTTGTCACTACTCCCTCTCATAGTTCAAAATGCCTCGAGAAAAACAGCTCTAACGTTAAGCATAACCAACTATCTTTACAAGAAATGTTGCAAGAAGTCATAGGTTCCGAAAAACAAAGCAAAAGTTATAAACACATACCATCAAGGGGCAAAAAAGATTGTTCCAACTTTTATGATTTAGAAAACTTTTCTATCAACCCAGAAGGCGATGAAATAGATCGGGAGGATAGCAAAAGTTTTGAAGAGGATGTCATAGATGAATCGATTGAAACTTCTAGACAGATAAACAGATTATTAGAGGAAAATTCTGGCAATAACACCATTGGTGGTACTTATAACAACCAAGACGTATCAGAAAGTTATGATGTAGACAGTGAAGGCAAAAAAGATGAGGATATTAGTATGAAACAAGCTTTTAAGGATTCAGATGAAGTTATTGGGAACGTGCTAAACTTAAATAAAGATGATGGTAACACCATTGCTAAGGCCCAGTTAGAAAGAGAACATTTTTATGATGTTGGATCTGATTCAGATGATAGTTTTATTAACGTTTACAGTGAATTATGTAATACAATAGATGATAATAAGGGGTCGACTGAATTATCTGCTACTAACAACGATtctaattatatttatgaccataatattaatatggGCAGCGAAGCTAAAAAACAGACAACGATACATGTTCCACTGATGCtcgatttttttaaatacaaTAATTCTGATGATAAAAGTGGTAGTGGTTATACTAATGATAACAATGgtgttgataataatactatgaATGATGGCGATATTTCCATTGGAGACATCATGAATAAAAGCACTACTATCAACAGTAAAAACAATCCAAGACTGGCTGGTATCAGTTCTTCTAGACGGAATAATATAACCATGATGAAAGTTTATGATTaggataatattaaaaatgaaaaaaaaaaaaaaaaaaaaaaaaaaaacatatatattattaatttattcagttttattttattttcatttttttttttttttttttttacttaattttaattggCTTATAATGACTTCAATTCTCCCACCCATCTTTGATAAACCCCAATCTATATGTCATTCATATATAATAGTATGTAGATTGTTTAtgcaattttatttagCTTGATACAAATCAAACAAGACCAAGAAAAGTGATTTTATGTTGGTAAACTTCCataacttttttcaatgaagctatagtaaaaataaaaatcgttattttttcccccttgCCATAGATTAATTTGtactttatttaattttactcCTTTCCTGGATAATGTATATGAGATATTTACAATTgggaaaagttttttttatataaaatttttttttctttaatctTTGATTTGTGTGCGTAGATGTCTTTGCTAAATAACATCCAATTGTCATACCTTGTATTCTTTAATGTCCGGAGTCCATTTATACGGTAAGTTACTCTCTTAATAAACGAAAAATCATTCCGAAAAGTTATttagtaaaaatattttcgtTATCTACAGGTTTCTTAAGTCCGTTTTTATCTTACttaattttgtatttatcattatatatatatgtttttttttttttttttttttttttttggcttcTCTGCATTCTTCTATCTTTCCCTGGTCATATATACACATTAgactttaaaatttaaatattttaaaccaAAATGTATagtcttaaaaaaaataaaaaataaaaaaaaaaaaaacaactatgatttatgatttaattattgTAGGTGCAGGTGTATTTGGTTTGTCAACAGCTTATCATGCTTCACAACATTCCTCCTTTTCTTCAATATTGGTAATAGATAAGTATGATATTCCATCACCAATCTCAGCGGCCaatgattttaataaaattattcgAATGGAATATACAGATGAAACATATGTGGATTTAATTATTGAAGCTATTGAGGAGTATTGGGATAACCAAAATCAACCGATATTCAACCAATGCTATAATAAATGCGGTAGAATAACCGTTGTTCCACCGATTGATAATCCTAGGTATGGTTTTGAACTTGACTGTCTGAAATTGTTACAATCcaagaaatataataaactaCATGGCGCAGAGAAGTTATATACTGATATTAGCATTAATGGGAAATTCAGTAATATATTTACGATGGCTAATAGCAATATTAATGCaagtgaaaataataataggcCTAGCGACGCTAAGTTTAGGTTTAATAGTGATTGTGGGTTAGGTTATGCTGCCAAATCTTTAGAAAACGTGTATAATTATCTGTTAAAACATAAACAGGATAAAGTTGCATTTCATCTGAACGATGGAATAGATGAGGTTCAATCAGTtgtcaataataatgaggCTTTTGTGGAAGTTCGCACTGAGAAGCatgaaaaatttgttgGGAAAAAAGTAGTCATATGTTGTGGTGCTAATACAGGAAGTGTTATACCTAAAAAATACATGGGAAATGAAATTAGAGCTACAGGGCTATATGTGGGCCACATTAAATTAACAGATGAAGAATTCCAAAAATATAGGAAAATGCCAATAGTTTTTGATTCAACATTAGGTTATTTTTTCCCGCCTGATTCAGAaactaaaattttaaaaatatgtgCATGTGCTAGTTCGACCTTTGATGATAAAAGTGAATGCTATTTACCTAAATATGGTCAAAATTACCAACACAAATTGCCCTCAAGTAGCATTAAAGATATCAAAACgatattattgaaataCTTGCCAGATTTAGcgtacaaaaaaattattgacGGTAAGATTTGTTGGATTAGTGATACTAGCGATTCCGACTTTATCATTGACGAACTTTTAGAACAAGGTATTTCAAATTGTTTTGTATGTTGTGGTGATTCCGGCCATGCTTACAAATTTTTGCCGAATATTGGGAAGTATGTTACACAAAGAATTACAGGTGAATTAAACGAAATGTTAGTTAAAAAATGGGGGTTCAAGAGTAGCAATGTTTTAGGTGGAAATCAAGAAACTAGTTTATATCAGACTATTGATGTTAATTGGCCTAGTGTTTTGGAATGGAGAGTTgaacaaaataacattGCTATAGACAATTTAGACTGGGTCAATTTGTAAACGGAGGAGAGAATGAAGGGGGTGTGGGGCCATATATCTTATACAAAGATatatagtaaaaaaattaaaaaaaaaaaaaaaaaaaaaaaaccgtAAAAAAATccgtaaaaaaaaaaaaaaaattctaatacattttgaaataatttattttgacaGAAAAAATGCCGTTTCTGACTTTTATACATACGAtgatttatctttatttaaatttaatctttttttgtatatgaATTTATTTAGTTTATACAAAGGTTGTATTTTGACAAATcaacttttcattttttagcTGGGCATTCACAAGGTTAGATACGTGAACCATGTTATCTTTAGAACAAATATATGTAAGATATCTTTATATCAATTATTCAACATACATACCGCAAATACGGATGCAGTTATTTAAAACCGATATCTCACTCTCATAGTGTTTTTCGTTTATAACagattttctttcttttttttttttgtttttttttaaacgtGATTTTTGATAACTG encodes:
- the IME2 gene encoding protein kinase IME2 (similar to Saccharomyces cerevisiae YJL106W | IME2 | Inducer of MEiosis), which gives rise to MKFQSASTQEYAIKQNSDANTIIQQEQPPPDVNNPPFFMPLKHFVDNYKCISELGTGSFGSVTLAKSVHNVDEFPYFEDTMLDHSEKYLPNYQHENYYNRKIGLVAIKTMMTKLNTLQDYTRVREIKFIFKLPSHRNLMSIFEVFIDDQSYKLHIVMEYMDQNLYQLMKARKHRLFSLPTLKSILSQILAGIHHIHKYEFFHRDIKPENILVSCSPKYYSKEWLFKNPVQENYIVKIADYGLAREIHNRNQYTTYVSTRWYRSPEILLRKNVYGKPVDIWAFGCVIVEVVTLKPLFPGSDELDQTWRILEVLGTPFLTMKNKENHYFPHGGIWEEASLLLAKLGLKFPYVEGIDIEKKIGNNILQDLCDVVKKCLTWNPDIRATVEELCCSPYFRNTVAQKEHLEHLHSTTYAQDIIVINNSEKSSKFAGLEITNTVNSKGTRAKKNGLQPTGPIQFLPTCTNLMKGIVNTRNATAQMNMDNDENIIQKINGNPNNYPMQNSAYETPSKVVLNTNDVLIQNICCGNNSNSNISMGDDFVTTPSHSSKCLEKNSSNVKHNQLSLQEMLQEVIGSEKQSKSYKHIPSRGKKDCSNFYDLENFSINPEGDEIDREDSKSFEEDVIDESIETSRQINRLLEENSGNNTIGGTYNNQDVSESYDVDSEGKKDEDISMKQAFKDSDEVIGNVLNLNKDDGNTIAKAQLEREHFYDVGSDSDDSFINVYSELCNTIDDNKGSTELSATNNDSNYIYDHNINMGSEAKKQTTIHVPLMLDFFKYNNSDDKSGSGYTNDNNGVDNNTMNDGDISIGDIMNKSTTINSKNNPRLAGISSSRRNNITMMKVYD
- a CDS encoding FAD-dependent oxidoreductase; protein product: MIYDLIIVGAGVFGLSTAYHASQHSSFSSILVIDKYDIPSPISAANDFNKIIRMEYTDETYVDLIIEAIEEYWDNQNQPIFNQCYNKCGRITVVPPIDNPRYGFELDCLKLLQSKKYNKLHGAEKLYTDISINGKFSNIFTMANSNINASENNNRPSDAKFRFNSDCGLGYAAKSLENVYNYLLKHKQDKVAFHLNDGIDEVQSVVNNNEAFVEVRTEKHEKFVGKKVVICCGANTGSVIPKKYMGNEIRATGLYVGHIKLTDEEFQKYRKMPIVFDSTLGYFFPPDSETKILKICACASSTFDDKSECYLPKYGQNYQHKLPSSSIKDIKTILLKYLPDLAYKKIIDGKICWISDTSDSDFIIDELLEQGISNCFVCCGDSGHAYKFLPNIGKYVTQRITGELNEMLVKKWGFKSSNVLGGNQETSLYQTIDVNWPSVLEWRVEQNNIAIDNLDWVNL